From one Triticum urartu cultivar G1812 chromosome 3, Tu2.1, whole genome shotgun sequence genomic stretch:
- the LOC125549396 gene encoding polyubiquitin-like: MSPKKRLHLSSDGRNPEDHVEEATPSVSTSGTEDSEEEEREVSDSTTSSSSEDSKDYGGGHSFQIDGADIDDSSGMHIFVKTPTGMTIRLKVHSSDILYTVKAKIQQHYRLVFDGVRLEDNRTLAHYGIQHDSTIDLQEKLQIYVTKTRGGRTIALEVNSLDTIGNVKSKIEKMEGYPKGQQCIIFANKQLENDNRTLADHNIWKESTLLLVLRPCRPAESRIMQIFVKNLEGKTLTLEVGQSDTINSVKVKIYEKDAIPPRQRRIIFAGNQLEDHHTLADYKIDSKSTLHLMLRLCGC, from the exons ATGTCCCCGAAGAAGCGCCTGCACTTGTCGTCCGATGGTCGCAACCCAGAAGACCACGTCGAGGAAGCAACTCCCAGTGTCTCTACCTCTGGCACGGAAG ATTCCGAGGAGGAAGAGAGGGAAGTTAGTGACAGcaccaccagcagcagcagcGAGGACAGCAAAGACTACGGTGGCGGCCATTCGTTTCAGATTGACGGCGCCGACATCGACGA CTCATCTGGAATGCATATCTTTGTCAAGACCCCCACCGGCATGACAATCCGCCTCAAGGTCCACTCATCAGACATCCTGTACACCGTCAAGGCAAAGATCCAGCAGCACTACCGCCTCGTCTTTGACGGGGTGCGGCTAGAAGACAACCGTACATTGGCCCATTATGGCATCCAGCATGACTCTACGATTGACCTCCAGGAAAAGTTGCAAATCTACGTGACGAAGACGCGGGGTGGCAGGACCATCGCCCTCGAGGTCAACAGCCTAGACACCATCGGCAACGTGAAGTCCAAGATCGAAAAGATGGAGGGCTATCCCAAGGGCCAGCAATGCATCATCTTTGCCAACAAACAGCTGGAGAACGACAACCGCACCTTGGCTGACCACAACATCTGGAAGGAGTCCACCCTTCTCCTTGTCCTCCGCCCGTGTAGGCCAGCAGAAAGTAGGATAATGCAGATCTTTGTCAAGAACCTGGAAGGGAAGACCCTCACCCTTGAGGTCGGGCAATCAGACACAATCAACAGTGTCAAGGTGAAGATCTACGAGAAGGACGCCATTCCCCCTAGACAGCGGCGCATCATTTTTGCTGGCAATCAGCTGGAGGACCACCACACCCTGGCGGACTACAAAATTGACAGCAAATCTACCCTTCATTTGATGCTTCGCCTTTGTGGCTGCTGA